From the genome of Candidatus Cloacimonadaceae bacterium, one region includes:
- the rsgA gene encoding ribosome small subunit-dependent GTPase A codes for MKQKDKKKRTRYTGRLRAISLPDLDILDDEREKSEYKTLRAAHKQQKSFKSGMELLHGRITEIMSNYLYVVEAGGTYYNASLCGRMKQFIYGSQALSAVGDYVQLDISHAPNHRIENILPRKNTLSRFTGGSFQKEIILAANIDQVIITVSWRMPMIKPGLIDRYLCIAALQNISPVIVINKIDLCEDHEELEETISYYRQIGIPILCTSIISGEGMEELRSLVKDRDSVFSGQSGTGKSSLINWLQPGLNLLTAEVSDYNEKGRHTTTQAILIPWSFGGHLLDTPGIKTVNLHSEDKALIPKVFPGFDTIALNCRFRDCSHTCEEDCAVLQALEADIIPIERYDTYLRILSSL; via the coding sequence ATGAAGCAAAAAGATAAAAAGAAAAGAACCCGATACACCGGTAGGCTGAGAGCTATCAGCCTGCCGGATCTCGACATCCTCGATGACGAGCGGGAGAAAAGCGAATATAAGACCCTACGCGCCGCCCACAAACAGCAAAAGAGTTTCAAAAGCGGCATGGAACTCCTGCATGGACGCATCACCGAGATCATGAGCAACTACCTTTATGTCGTGGAGGCTGGGGGAACCTATTACAACGCTTCGCTTTGCGGGCGCATGAAGCAGTTCATCTATGGCAGTCAAGCGCTCTCAGCGGTGGGGGATTATGTTCAGCTCGATATCTCCCACGCGCCCAACCATCGCATCGAAAACATCCTGCCTCGCAAAAACACACTTTCCCGATTCACCGGAGGCTCATTCCAAAAGGAGATCATCCTCGCCGCGAACATCGATCAGGTGATCATCACCGTTTCCTGGAGAATGCCGATGATCAAACCGGGATTGATCGACCGCTATCTCTGCATCGCCGCGCTGCAAAACATCTCACCCGTCATCGTCATCAACAAGATCGACCTCTGCGAGGATCACGAGGAACTGGAAGAAACCATCTCCTACTACCGGCAGATCGGCATTCCCATCCTCTGCACTTCGATCATCAGCGGCGAGGGTATGGAAGAGCTCCGGAGCCTGGTCAAAGACCGCGATTCCGTGTTCTCCGGTCAATCCGGCACGGGTAAAAGCTCATTGATCAACTGGTTGCAGCCTGGTTTGAATCTCCTCACCGCCGAAGTGAGCGACTATAACGAAAAGGGCAGGCACACCACCACTCAGGCAATCTTGATCCCCTGGAGCTTCGGAGGACACCTTTTGGACACCCCCGGCATCAAGACGGTGAACCTCCACAGTGAAGACAAGGCATTGATCCCCAAGGTCTTCCCCGGTTTCGACACCATAGCCCTAAACTGCCGGTTTCGCGATTGCAGCCACACTTGCGAAGAAGACTGCGCTGTGCTGCAAGCTCTCGAAGCGGACATTATTCCCATCGAGCGTTATGACACCTACCTGCGCATCCTGAGTTCGCTATAA
- a CDS encoding NAD(+)/NADH kinase, producing the protein MKNFAIFINPAYPDLSSIFDLLNKLREEYHITFYATPQQRDIIPEPIKICDPDDKNLPRIDCILVFGGDGSILRAKDLALKTKAPILGINLGYLGFLSETSLTEIKASIENLIGKKYRLLSRMLLNCHLRRGGAIIYTGLALNDVVVYKAETPRLIHVRIFNHGRFVFDTRCDGVIASTPTGSTAYSLSAGGPILSPEMQAIVLCPLNPHLLSMRPMVFPARDQIMLRVHGLCQPAWLQIDGVNTIPIEENDEVMISAAKQSVSFIKLSNRTFYQILRKKLHLGK; encoded by the coding sequence ATGAAAAACTTTGCCATCTTCATCAACCCTGCCTACCCTGACCTGAGCAGCATCTTCGACCTGTTGAACAAACTGCGCGAAGAATATCACATCACGTTTTATGCCACGCCACAGCAACGCGACATCATCCCGGAACCGATCAAAATCTGCGATCCTGACGATAAAAACCTCCCCCGCATCGACTGCATCCTCGTTTTCGGCGGAGATGGCAGCATCCTGCGTGCCAAGGACTTGGCACTGAAAACCAAGGCTCCGATCCTGGGCATCAACCTCGGCTATCTGGGTTTCCTCTCCGAAACGTCGCTTACGGAGATCAAAGCCTCTATCGAGAATCTTATCGGCAAAAAATACCGCCTCCTATCCCGAATGCTGCTCAACTGCCATTTGAGGCGGGGTGGCGCGATTATCTATACCGGGCTCGCGCTGAACGACGTGGTGGTCTATAAAGCTGAAACTCCACGCCTGATCCATGTGCGGATCTTCAACCACGGCAGATTCGTCTTTGACACACGCTGCGATGGAGTGATCGCCAGCACGCCAACCGGCTCCACGGCATATTCTCTTTCCGCGGGTGGACCGATTCTTTCTCCGGAAATGCAGGCGATCGTGCTTTGCCCCCTGAATCCTCATCTGCTCAGCATGCGTCCGATGGTCTTTCCCGCCAGGGACCAGATTATGTTGCGCGTGCACGGACTATGCCAACCCGCCTGGCTGCAGATTGACGGAGTAAACACCATCCCCATCGAGGAAAACGACGAAGTGATGATCAGCGCCGCCAAACAGAGCGTATCATTCATCAAACTTTCAAACCGCACCTTCTATCAGATCCTGCGCAAGAAACTCCATCTGGGAAAGTGA